The following coding sequences are from one Bufo bufo chromosome 2, aBufBuf1.1, whole genome shotgun sequence window:
- the PRDM8 gene encoding PR domain zinc finger protein 8: MEDAGVQKTIWDGDAKAVQQCLTDIFTSVYTTCDVPENAIFGPCVLSHTSLYDSIAFIALKSTDKRTVPYIFRVDTSAANGSSEGLMWLRLVQSARNKEEQNLEAYIKNGQLFYRSLRRIVKDEELLVWYGKELTDLLLLHPARAQGKTPGTTQHTCLECSQRFQYDFPYVAHVRFRCPKRVHNSDPNSEQLVKDNRELEPRNAMVSTTKYNKLSIYQPQKENHKPTTDFHNLARDLENFRNPSSSSFSSSPTTKSHLARQDSENSSESLHKTKRKYEDHLEDNRSRRIESSGRFMDRPIPSSKEDLVCSPQTFRGSSYFNVEEGGQLYAPPSPEKAEAKRSAFVEVKKASRGLEEAEPSSEGKEKSPSHPGSPSGEKRLNLRPENQSEDNAPMGSAFTSVPQMANQDPERKSAFSQPTRSSFNHVTPLQVMGQKLVPSGLNLDCHGDSVGPARLYQSDPLSVKLQSPELNGNCTLPGGMPKQSPFLFATTFWPKSSPAPLQMQLPSTLTLLPPSFTSLCLPAQNWCAKCNASFRMTSDLVYHMRSHHKKEYAMEPLVKRRREEKLKCPICNESFRERHHLSRHMTSHN, translated from the exons ATGGAAGACGCTGGTGTTCAAAAAACAATTTGGGATGGAGATGCCAAGGCTGTACAGCAGTGTCTGACGGATATATTCACAAGTGTCTACACCACCTGTGATGTACCAGAGAATGCCATCTTTGGCCCCTGTGTTCTGAGCCACACTTCCCTCTACGACAGTATAGCTTTTATAGCCCTCAAATCCACAGACAAGAGAACGGTGCCCTACATATTTCGG GTGGACACTTCAGCTGCAAACGGCTCCTCCGAGGGACTGATGTGGCTCCGTCTGGTTCAATCTGCCAGAAACAAAGAGGAACAAAATCTGGAAGCCTACATCAAGAACGGACAACTGTTTTACAGATCCCTGCGCAGGATTGTCAAAGACGAGGAACTATTAGTCTGGTATGGGAAAGAACTGACAGACCTGCTTCTTCTACACCCTGCCAGGGCGCAGGGAAAAACTCCCG GAACAACACAGCATACATGCTTGGAGTGTAGTCAAAGATTTCAGTATGATTTTCCTTATGTGGCCCATGTAAGATTTCGTTGCCCTAAAAGAGTCCATAATTCCGATCCTAACTCAGAACAGCTGGTCAAGGACAATAGAGAACTTGAACCTCGAAACGCTATGGTATCTACAACCAAATACAACAAGCTATCAATTTATCAGCCCCAAAAAGAGAACCACAAGCCCACCACAGACTTTCACAACTTGGCCAGGGACCTAGAGAATTTTAGAAACCCCAGTTCTTCATCTTTTAGCTCTTCCCCAACAACCAAATCCCATCTTGCACGCCAGGACTCGGAGAATTCCTCTGAGAGCCTTCATAAAACCAAAAGAAAGTATGAGGACCACTTGGAGGACAACAGATCCAGACGGATAGAATCTTCTGGGAGGTTTATGGACAGGCCCATACCTTCTTCTAAAGAGGACTTAGTGTGCAGTCCTCAGACATTTAGAGGCAGCTCTTACTTTAATGTAGAGGAAGGAGGGCAGTTATATGCTCCACCAAGTCCAGAGAAAGCGGAAGCAAAGAGAAGCGCATTTGTAGAAGTGAAAAAGGCATCTAGAGGACTGGAAGAAGCCGAGCCAAGCTCTGAGGGTAAAGAGAAATCTCCGTCCCACCCAGGCAGTCCAAGTGGGGAGAAGAGATTGAACCTCAGACCTGAAAATCAGTCAGAAGACAATGCACCGATGGGCAGTGCCTTTACTAGCGTGCCCCAGATGGCAAACCAAGATCCGGAAAGGAAAAGTGCTTTCTCACAACCGACTAGAAGCAGCTTCAACCATGTGACTCCACTACAGGTGATGGGGCAAAAACTGGTACCCAGTGGGTTAAATTTGGATTGCCATGGAGACAGTGTTGGGCCAGCCAGGCTATATCAGTCTGATCCACTCTCAGTTAAGCTTCAGAGCCCTGAATTAAATGGTAACTGCACACTACCGGGAGGCATGCCCAAGCAAAGTCCTTTCCTCTTTGCtactacattttggccaaagagcTCACCTGCACCCCTTCAAATGCAGCTGCCTTCTACCCTTACCCTACTGCCTCCTTCCTTCACCTCCCTGTGTCTGCCAGCTCAAAACTGGTGTGCCAAATGCAATGCTTCCTTTAGAATGACTTCTGATTTGGTGTACCACATGAGGTCTCACCACAAGAAAGAGTATGCCATGGAACCATTAGTGAAGAGGAGGAGAGAGGAAAAACTAAAGTGCCCCATATGTAATGAGTCCTTCAGGGAACGTCACCACCTCTCCAGGCACATGACCTCTCATAATTAA